The following coding sequences lie in one Brassica napus cultivar Da-Ae unplaced genomic scaffold, Da-Ae ScsIHWf_861;HRSCAF=1223, whole genome shotgun sequence genomic window:
- the LOC125606352 gene encoding patatin-like protein 3 has translation MEFSSERRVSCLPPSYGQLVTILSIDGGGIRGIIPGTILAYLESQLQELDGEEARLVDYFDVISGTSTGGLIVAMLTAEDKDVKNSRNRSRPLFAAKEIVPFYLKHSPKIFPQHRGVCSWAQTMRRLVRGPKYNGKYLHEVILGCLGDTRLTQTMTNVVIPCFDIKKLQPVIFSSYQAVNHQVIDAKLSDICISTSAAPTYFPAHRFINEDNEGKKHEFNLIDGGIAANNPTLCAIAEVTKQIVKKNPEMGEIIPLDYTRFVVISLGTGSIRNQEKYDAKMASKWGMLSWIYGNGSTPILDCYSEAIHDMVDYQSSVVFQALRSENNYLRIDDDTLKGDLSSVDLSTEENMEGLVQVGEALLKKNVSRVNLETGHYEPISDHVTNEEALKRFAKVLSEERKLRESRSPKLKI, from the exons atggaATTCTCGTCAGAGAGAAGAGTCTCTTGTCTTCCTCCTTCGTACGGACAACTTGTGACTATCCTTAGCATAGATGGTGGTGGGATCCGTGGGATCATTCCCGGTACCATCTTAGCTTACCTCGAATCACAACTCCAG GAGTTGGATGGTGAGGAGGCAAGGCTTGTGGATTATTTCGATGTCATCTCCGGGACAAGCACAGGAGGTTTAATAGTGGCGATGTTGACCGCAGAGGACAAAGACGTCAAAAACAGCCGTAACCGCAGCCGCCCTTTGTTTGCGGCCAAAGAAATCGTCCCCTTTTATCTCAAACATTCTCCTAAAATCTTTCCACAACATCG AGGGGTGTGTAGTTGGGCTCAAACCATGAGGAGACTCGTACGAGGACCAAAGTACAACGGGAAATACCTTCACGAAGTAATCCTAGGTTGCTTGGGAGACACGAGACTGACTCAAACTATGACAAACGTTGTCATACCTTGCTTCGACATCAAGAAACTCCAACCAGTTATCTTCTCTTCTTACCAG GCGGTGAATCATCAAGTTATCGACGCAAAACTATCAGATATATGCATAAGCACATCAGCGGCACCAACTTATTTCCCGGCTCATCGATTCATTAACGAAGACAATGAAGGAAAAAAACATGAATTTAACCTCATTGACGGTGGTATCGCTGCCAATAACCcg ACGTTATGTGCGATTGCGGAAGTGACAAAGCAGATAGTGAAGAAGAATCCAGAAATGGGAGAGATTATCCCATTGGATTATACAAGATTTGTGGTGATATCACTTGGGACAGGTTCGATTAGGAACCAAGAGAAGTATGATGCAAAAATGGCGTCAAAATGGGGAATGTTAAGTTGGATCTATGGAAATGGTTCGACTCCAATTCTTGATTGTTACAGTGAAGCCATTCACGATATGGTTGATTACCAAAGCTCTGTCGTCTTTCAAGCTCTTCGTTCCGAGAACAATTATTTACGTATCGAT GACGATACGTTGAAGGGTGACTTAAGTTCAGTGGACTTATCGACAGAAGAGAACATGGAAGGTCTTGTTCAAGTTGGTGAAGCTTTATTGAAGAAAAATGTTTCTCGTGTCAATCTCGAAACCGGCCATTACGAACCCATCTCTGATCACGTAACCAACGAGGAAGCTCTCAAAAG gtttgcaAAGGTTCTGTCAGAAGAAAGGAAACTCAGAGAATCAAGATCTCCTAAACTCaagatttga
- the LOC125606349 gene encoding uncharacterized protein LOC125606349 → MEPKGNPNVPGDRKINKKTAASSATVKPNSKSPASSPIVSSALSTKSKAETALIHEEQGSYRPPIHAENPNVFNASNGHERYNRSTRQVASTLGYILQILFQTCAGAVLLTDGVFWFIIYPFLTSKEFNLDFWFPLFRISYFVLWTGVFVILQWIVHACVSFWHAAVGLMHVPCFGVFALIVKLKYMWFSKCFSEEP, encoded by the exons ATGGAACCTAAAGGCAACCCTAACGTCCCCGGCGACCGCAAGATCAACAAAAAGACCGCCGCCTCCTCCGCGACTGTGAAACCAAACAGCAAGTCTCCTGCCTCTTCTCCGATTGTTTCATCTGCCCTTTCGACGAAATCAAAAGCCGAAACCGCTCTCATTCATGAAGAGCAGGGGTCGTATAGACCTCCCATTCATGCCGAAAACCCGAATGTGTTTAATGCTTCTAACGGACATGAGAGATACAATAGGTCTACACGTCAAGTTGCTTCTACATTGGGTTACATTCTTCAGATTCTTTTTCAA ACTTGTGCAGGAGCTGTATTGCTTACAGATGGTGTGTTTTGGTTCATCATCTACCCTTTTCTCACTTCCAAAGAATTCAATCTAGATTTT TGGTTCCCATTGTTTAGGATTTCATACTTTGTGTTATGGACCGGTGTATTCGTTATACTCCAATGGATTGTTCATGCTTGTGTCTCCTTCTG GCATGCTGCTGTTGGGTTGATGCACGTACCGTGCTTTGGAGTCTTTGCTTTGATCGTGAAATTGAAGTACATGTGGTTCTCTAAATGTTTCTCAGAAGAACCATAG